The DNA sequence CCATCCGCAAAAGCGTCGCCCGCATGCGCCAGATCGACGAGATGGAAACCAACGGCAAGTTCAAGGAGATGCCCAAGCAGGAAGTTTCCGCCCTCCGCCGCGAAGGCGCCAAGATCCACAAGAACCTCGACGGCATCCGCGACATGGAACGCTTCCCCGACGCCATGGTCATCGTCGACATCACCCGCGAGGAAATCGCCCTCAAGGAAGCCCACCGCTTGAAAATCCCCGTCGTCGCCATCACCGACACCAACGCCGACCCCGAGAGCGTCAACTACCCCATCGCCGCCAACGACGATGCCATCCGCTCCATCCGCATCGTCCTCAATTCGCTGGCCGACTCGGTCATCGAGGGATTCAACGCCGGCGGCAAGAAGCGCGGCGGCAAGGACGAGGCCCGTTCCACCGCCTCCGACAGCCTCCAGGCCGTTTCCGCCTGAGCTCAAGCCCAAGCCTAACCCCCACCCATCTCCACCAGGAACCATTACCATGTCTGAAGCCGTCGCCATCGACCCCAAGATCGTCAAGGACCTCCGTGACCGCACCAACGCGGGCATGATGGACTGCAAGCGCGCCCTCGAAGAAGCCAAGGGCAACATGGAGGAAGCCGAAAAGATCCTCCGCAAGAAGCTCGGCCTCTCCGCCGCCAAAAAAGCCAGCCGCGATGCCAAGGAAGGCGTCATCGCCTCCTACATCCACCTCGGCGGCAAGGTCGGCGTCTTGATCGAAATCAACTGCGAGACCGACTTCGTGGCCAAGAACGACAACTTCCGCGAGTTCGTCAAGGACATCACCCTCCAGATCGCCGCCGCCAACCCGGTCTGCGTCACCCGCGAGGAAGTCCCGCAGAAACTCATCGACGCGGAAAAAGAAGTCGCCGCCGCCCAGATCAAGGACAAGCCCGCCGCCGTCATCGAGAAGATCGTCCAGGGCAAGGTCGACAAGTATTACAGCACCGTCTGCCTGATGGAGCAGCCCTTCATCAAGGACAGCAACAAGACCATCCGCGACGTCGTCAACGAAAAGATCGGCGAACTCGGCGAGAACATCGTCGTCCGCCGCTTCGTCCGCTACGCCGTCGGCGAATCCGTCCAGGCTTGATCCCGGCCCTAAGCCCCCAAAACCCCCTCCCCATCTGGCGAGGGGGTTTTTCGTTTTCATATGGGGATCTAGGGATGCGGTTGCCAAACGGAAAGGGGTCGATTATAAAACGCCCATGCGCACATTGCCTGTGGTGCTTGTCGTTCTGTTAATGCTATCCGGCTTTGTCCGGGCAGGAGAGGCGTCCTTGGGCTCTTTGAATCATCCGGAATTCGTCACTACACGTGGCAAATGGCTGGTTTTTGTCCACGATGGTGGGGTCGCCGAAGTGGAAGCTACTCCTGAGGCTCTGGCTGCAGCAGGCCTGACTCAGGCACCTAAGGAAGAACAAGCCCAGTCCACGGCCTTCATCGAATCACTTCGCTTTCGTACACAATCATGGCTTCAGAAAGTCCAATCCGTGGGTCAAAATGCCCATGAAGCCAAGCAGGCTACCGCACTGGCTGCCGCCCAGTCGGCCCCGGCAAAAGAGATCAGTTCCCCGCCCCCGGTATCACCCGTCGCCGCCCCCAAAAAGCCCAAGCCCTTTTACCAAGCTGCAGATTTGGTCGCCGAGTTCGAGCCTGACGTGCACAGCGGGCGCTACTTCCAGGTTTCCGGCTTCATCACGCGCATCACCGAGCCCTCCAAAGGCATCTTTAATATCATGTTAGACGACAAGGTATTGGTGACCATCCGTTACTTAAACGACAAAATCCGGGCGCGTGATACCAGCGGCAACCCCAAGGCGGTGGGCAACTACAAAGTCGGGGAAAGTACCACCATTTCGGGTTATTGTCGGGGCTTGGATGCCGACGGGCGCGTGCTGATGGGGGATTGAGCGCTCGGGCGGACGACTAGGGCGCGCTTCATTTGATTGGCTCGCTCTGATTTCGTTTATCTCAATCGATCTCGTGCAAACTTTTCTCATACCCAGAGAGCACGAGAACGAACGGCAGACCCCAAAGAAAAGTTCTGAATCATTCTCCCGCGGCAAAATACTTCACCGCCGCCCTTAGAATCACGATCGCCAGCAAGGCGCTAAAACCGATGGCCAAAAGCATGGCTCCGGACATGTTGTCCAGCATCGAAACAGACCGGCCGTATTCCACATTCTTTTCCGCATCCACCACCTGCCCGTCCCCACCCCAGCCTGCTTTCAGGACTTGGAACAATCTCGCGCCGTCCTCTTTTTTCTTGCCGTTGATGAGTTTCTGGAAAGTGGCCAGCAATTCTGTTTTCAGCACCTCCGCCTCGGGATCGTTGGGCCAGATGCCTGCCCGGGTGCGGGCCGGTTCAACCGCCTCCTCGTAGCGCCCATCCTTCACCGCTTTGCGGATGTTCTCGATCAGGGGGCGCGATTGCGCCATTCGTCGTTCCGCCTCCTCCCGCA is a window from the Candidatus Methylacidiphilales bacterium genome containing:
- the rpsB gene encoding 30S ribosomal protein S2, translated to MAKIDPKELLEAGVHFGHRTDKWNPKMKPFIYEARNGIHIINLSKTSDQIDAAGKFLKDVAARGGKILFVGCKKASQEAVRESATRCGAYYVCERWLGGTMTNLNTIRKSVARMRQIDEMETNGKFKEMPKQEVSALRREGAKIHKNLDGIRDMERFPDAMVIVDITREEIALKEAHRLKIPVVAITDTNADPESVNYPIAANDDAIRSIRIVLNSLADSVIEGFNAGGKKRGGKDEARSTASDSLQAVSA
- the tsf gene encoding translation elongation factor Ts, with translation MSEAVAIDPKIVKDLRDRTNAGMMDCKRALEEAKGNMEEAEKILRKKLGLSAAKKASRDAKEGVIASYIHLGGKVGVLIEINCETDFVAKNDNFREFVKDITLQIAAANPVCVTREEVPQKLIDAEKEVAAAQIKDKPAAVIEKIVQGKVDKYYSTVCLMEQPFIKDSNKTIRDVVNEKIGELGENIVVRRFVRYAVGESVQA